In the Tribolium castaneum strain GA2 chromosome 1, icTriCast1.1, whole genome shotgun sequence genome, one interval contains:
- the LOC660404 gene encoding uncharacterized protein LOC660404, translating into MTSDKIENLDNLIAEIIPKNYAFVDAKITRLTASGDNYGSLLLAVDITVKNEKENKLIHAVAKRPPSNKLVQELFNSQFTFPNEVGFYQTIIPCLRQFQQEQGVKDLISCFPEFYTARLSKDATGKVDESSVLLIKNIKKEGFQTLDRTVGFNLEQGRFILGKMAEMHATSLALKILRPEEFKSKLGPFLQQYKVFEMAEEDNRKMINVSLNVVKEDDVCRKYLPQIEEFLWKNLDFCLTKNIKTSSPSHFLTLTHCDLWVNNIMVKFDKNSRITEVKFVDFQLYEYASFVRDVVFFIFSSVQTSVLKESCDDLLLHYFDSLIKHLVSLKCDTKLFTYDAFLDEIKSVVHQGEFFHVLTMLPPIFAAEKDTKEVEALELHDVIFHESEVTETHREKAYFVVKEFIRRGWLFQGDS; encoded by the coding sequence ATGACATCTGATAAAATAGAAAACTTGGACAATCTCATCGCCGAGATCATTCCCAAGAATTATGCTTTTGTTGATGCGAAAATAACACGACTAACAGCTTCTGGTGACAATTATGGCAGTCTTTTACTGGCTGTGGACATCACTGTgaagaatgaaaaagaaaacaaactaATCCACGCCGTAGCTAAGAGGCCGCCGTCAAACAAACTCGTGCAAGAGCTTTTTAATAGTCAGTTCACTTTTCCTAACGAAGTCGGTTTTTACCAGACCATTATTCCGTGTTTGAGGCAGTTCCAGCAAGAACAAGGTGTCAAGGATTTGATTAGTTGTTTCCCTGAGTTTTACACGGCCAGGTTGAGTAAAGACGCGACTGGAAAAGTTGACGAAAGCTCTGTATtgttaatcaaaaatatcaaaaaagagGGTTTCCAAACTTTGGACAGAACAGTGGGGTTTAACCTTGAACAGGGGCGGTTTATTTTGGGGAAAATGGCAGAGATGCACGCCACAAGTCTTGCACTGAAAATTCTGAGACCTGAAGAATTTAAATCGAAACTGGGGCCGTTTTTACAACAGTACAAAGTGTTTGAGATGGCCGAAGAGGACAATCGAAAAATGATAAACGTGTCATTAAATGTGGTGAAAGAGGATGACGTCTGTCGGAAATATCTACCCCAGATTGAAGAGTTTCTCTGGAAGAATCTCGATTTCTGTCTCacgaaaaatatcaaaacaagTTCGCCGAGTCATTTTCTGACCTTGACCCATTGCGATCTGTGGGTGAACAATATTATGGTCAAATTTGATAAGAATAGCCGAATCACTGAAGTGAAATTTGTCGATTTTCAGTTGTATGAATACGCTTCGTTTGTGAGGGACgttgttttctttattttcagcAGCGTCCAAACTTCGGTGTTGAAGGAAAGTTGCGACGATCTTCTGTTACACTACTTTGATAGTTTGATAAAGCATTTAGTTTCCTTGAAGTGTGACACTAAACTCTTCACTTATGATGCATTTTTGGATGAAATCAAAAGTGTTGTACATCAGGGTgaattttttcatgttttgaCCATGTTACCTCCAATTTTTGCTGCTGAAAAAGATACCAAAGAGGTGGAAGCGCTGGAGCTTCATGACGTTATTTTTCATGAGAGTGAAGTCACTGAGACACATCGGGAAAAGGCCTATTTTGTTGTGAAGGAATTCATACGAAGAGGGTGGCTGTTCCAAGGCGActcttga
- the axed gene encoding uncharacterized protein axed, giving the protein MVIVANEPYAETEPMLKTVSSEETPETKFRRNSYAEAYKNITSSMKADQLQIEDPNLACKLLSTAVNLKNMPLAKQCIEILDRKLDRSNVLSIFSHLSQCKMPSSNPNDFEPSAPPIVENENLRDKDWVQELTDNLRHNCLLEIDKNADYVMKQNEVLDLSYNDLLAIITRDTLEVRNEGLVYATVLKWATKECHRRTLQPHMVNIKAVVRELRYAPRYGLMSRKEFCSRTIYGEKGPTRSDILEEKEWRKIQFYIKEKSKSRPVEELPHKMSQPRVIGTEKPKLLSSQSSIRAMDCPRKKNTRCSSSTTCDRFLLNFLTCWSAIFD; this is encoded by the exons ATGGTGATTGTAGCGAACGAACCGTACGCAGAAACCGAACCAATGCTGAAGACGGTCTCTTCCGAGGAAACCCCCGAAACGAAATTTAGACGAAACTCCTATGCCGAAGCTTACAAAAACATCACCAG TTCGATGAAAGCGGACCAACTGCAGATCGAGGACCCCAATCTCGCCTGCAAGCTGCTGTCCACAGCAGTCAACCTGAAGAACATGCCTCTGGCGAAGCAGTGCATCGAGATCCTGGACCGGAAGCTCGACCGCAGCAACGTCCTCTCCATATTCTCGCACTTGTCCCAGTGCAAGATGCCGAGCTCGAATCCGAACGACTTCGAGCCGTCGGCGCCCCCCATCGTGGAGAACGAGAATCTGAGAGACAAAGACTGGGTGCAAGAACTGACGGATAATCTGCGACACAACTGCCTACTAGAAATCGACAAGAACGCCGACTATGTGATGAAGCAGAACGAAGTCCTGGACTTGTCCTACAATGACCTGCTGGCCATCATCACCAGAGACACGCTGGAGGTGCGCAACGAGGGCCTGGTGTACGCCACGGTGCTCAAGTGGGCCACCAAGGAGTGCCACAGGCGGACGCTGCAGCCCCACATGGTCAACATCAAGGCCGTGGTGCGCGAGCTGCGCTACGCCCCCAG GTACGGTCTCATGAGCAGGAAGGAGTTCTGCAGCCGGACAATTTACGGGGAGAAAGGGCCTACGAGGAGCGACATCCTGGAGGAGAAGGAGTGGCGCAAAATTCAGTTTTACATCAAGGAGAAGAGCAAGAGTCGGCCGGTGGAGGAGTTGCCTCATAAAATGTCCCAGCCGCGAGTCATCGGGACGGAAAAACCGAAACTTTTGAGTTCCCAGAGCAGTATTAGGGCGATGGATTGTCCACGGAAGAAGAACACTCGGTGCAGTAGTAGCACAACTTGCGACAGGTTTCTTTTGAACTTTTTGACTTGTTGGTCTGCCATTTTCGACTAA